One Mycolicibacterium fortuitum subsp. fortuitum genomic window carries:
- a CDS encoding ABC transporter ATP-binding protein → MTPVLDIADVTFRRDGKQIIDGISLTVQSGEHWALLGPNGAGKSTLLGFCAAVTFPTTGTVHVLGGQMGRTDLAVLRRSIGHVNPRHRLQYPLTVREVVLTGITATIDIAAHWAPTPEQVRRADDLIDTVGLSARADAIWPTLSQGERGRTLIARALIADPQLLLLDEPTTGLDVAAREQLLETLDTLDDSHPNMASILVTHHLEELPTSTTHALLIAHGRTVASGPAHDVVNTDHVSEAFAHPVVVGFQDGRWSARAKASSRVL, encoded by the coding sequence ATGACCCCGGTCCTCGACATCGCCGATGTGACCTTCCGCCGCGACGGCAAACAGATCATCGACGGCATTTCACTGACGGTGCAGTCCGGTGAGCACTGGGCACTACTCGGCCCCAATGGCGCGGGCAAGAGCACGCTGCTGGGTTTCTGTGCCGCCGTGACCTTTCCGACAACGGGCACGGTGCATGTGCTCGGCGGTCAGATGGGTCGCACCGACCTGGCGGTGCTGCGCCGCTCGATCGGTCACGTAAATCCCCGGCACCGCCTGCAGTATCCGCTGACCGTGCGCGAGGTGGTGCTCACCGGCATCACCGCCACCATCGACATCGCAGCGCACTGGGCGCCGACCCCCGAGCAGGTGCGCCGGGCCGACGATCTCATCGACACCGTGGGCCTCTCGGCCCGGGCCGACGCGATCTGGCCCACGCTGTCGCAGGGCGAGCGCGGCCGTACTCTGATCGCCCGAGCGTTGATCGCAGATCCGCAGCTGTTGCTGCTGGACGAGCCCACCACCGGACTGGACGTCGCGGCTCGCGAGCAGCTACTGGAAACCCTTGACACCCTGGATGATTCGCATCCGAATATGGCCTCGATCCTGGTTACCCACCATCTCGAGGAGCTGCCCACCAGCACTACGCACGCCCTGCTCATCGCCCACGGTCGCACAGTGGCCAGCGGACCGGCCCACGACGTGGTCAACACCGACCACGTGAGTGAGGCCTTCGCCCACCCGGTGGTGGTGGGTTTTCAGGACGGCCGCTGGAGCGCGCGGGCGAAGGCGAGCTCGCGGGTGCTGTAG
- a CDS encoding FadR/GntR family transcriptional regulator — MSSQVQRHPLATQTAQLLLTRIRQGEWPLGHRLPGETTLAAQLGVGRSTLREAIRELSGKGVLESRQGAGVFVTALDAAEDWDTVLRQATIVSVIEARIAIEAEAAALAAARRTPADLRAIRRTLAARGVVGQSVPDHVDADMAFHRTVIAAAHNEVLIQLFDAFLPRLRLAMIDMLKIRPVASEPCDHELHQQLADAIVARDPEAAAAASRTHLSSLKESFA, encoded by the coding sequence ATGAGCTCCCAAGTTCAGCGTCACCCGCTGGCCACCCAGACCGCCCAGCTACTCCTGACGCGCATCCGCCAAGGTGAATGGCCGCTCGGCCATCGGCTGCCCGGTGAGACCACCCTGGCCGCACAGCTCGGGGTGGGCCGTTCCACCTTGCGCGAAGCCATCCGCGAACTGTCCGGCAAGGGCGTACTGGAGAGCCGCCAGGGTGCCGGGGTGTTCGTCACGGCACTGGACGCCGCCGAAGACTGGGACACGGTGCTGCGCCAGGCCACCATCGTCTCGGTGATCGAAGCCCGCATCGCCATCGAGGCCGAGGCCGCCGCACTGGCCGCAGCCCGGCGCACCCCCGCCGACCTCCGGGCGATCCGCCGCACCCTGGCCGCCCGCGGCGTGGTCGGACAGTCGGTACCCGATCACGTCGACGCCGATATGGCGTTTCACCGCACAGTGATCGCCGCGGCTCACAACGAGGTGTTGATCCAGTTGTTCGACGCGTTCCTGCCGCGGCTGCGGTTGGCGATGATCGACATGCTCAAGATCCGGCCGGTCGCGTCCGAGCCGTGCGATCACGAGCTGCATCAGCAGCTGGCCGACGCGATCGTCGCCCGTGATCCCGAAGCCGCCGCGGCCGCCAGCAGAACCCACCTGAGCTCACTGAAGGAGTCTTTCGCATGA
- a CDS encoding 2-isopropylmalate synthase, translating to MTTSAFPTISTPAGDIPATAPTWNRQRHSQMPSHRYASVYDRVEVPLFQRDWPTARIEAAPLWVPVDLRDGNQALAEPMDPARKRRFFELLVAMGYKEIEVGYPSASQTDFDFVRLLAESDIAPPDVTIVVFVPARRDLIERTVESVRGISNEVVIHMYTATAPTWRDVVLGKDRAELRALILAGARDVLEFTDGMPNVRFEFSPEVFNLTEPDYVLELCDAVTERWQATPDRPVILNLPATVEIATPNVYADQIEYMHRNVSRRDSVILSVHPHNDRGTGIACAELAVLAGAQRVEGCVFGNGERTGNVDIATLALNLHAQGVDPMIDFSDIDEIARTVSHCTRMPIHERHPYVGDMVHTAFSGTHQDAIKKGFAEHRRRAAAIGQPENEIDWRVPYLPIDPTDIGRTYDAVIRVNSQSGKGGIAYLLAGEYGLDLPRRLQIDFARHVQAHTDESGAEVTAAELFDLFEAAYLEPSGPVQLKDWHTGGDGAAAVTDLTLVFDGRTTTSSHRGIGPVDALRAALAEIGHPVEVLSLTQQSVGSTAVSYLEYRSGGRTGWACGRSDSVLAASMAAVLRAVNAP from the coding sequence ATGACCACTTCTGCATTTCCCACCATCAGTACCCCGGCAGGGGATATCCCGGCCACCGCGCCGACGTGGAATCGGCAGCGACATTCGCAAATGCCATCGCACCGCTACGCGTCCGTCTACGACCGTGTCGAAGTTCCATTGTTCCAACGTGATTGGCCGACGGCCCGGATCGAAGCCGCGCCGCTGTGGGTACCGGTGGATCTGCGTGACGGCAATCAAGCGCTGGCCGAGCCCATGGACCCAGCCCGCAAACGCCGCTTCTTCGAACTGCTGGTGGCCATGGGCTACAAGGAGATCGAGGTCGGGTACCCGTCCGCCTCGCAGACCGATTTCGACTTCGTCCGACTGCTGGCCGAATCCGACATCGCCCCACCGGACGTCACCATCGTCGTGTTCGTCCCGGCGCGCCGCGACCTGATCGAACGAACCGTGGAATCGGTGCGCGGAATCAGCAACGAGGTCGTCATCCACATGTACACCGCCACAGCTCCGACCTGGCGCGACGTGGTGCTGGGCAAGGACCGTGCCGAACTGCGGGCCCTGATCTTGGCCGGCGCGCGCGACGTCCTCGAATTCACCGACGGCATGCCGAATGTGCGGTTCGAATTCTCCCCGGAGGTGTTCAACCTGACCGAACCCGACTATGTGCTCGAGCTGTGCGACGCGGTGACGGAGAGGTGGCAGGCCACGCCCGACCGTCCGGTCATCCTCAACCTGCCGGCCACCGTCGAGATCGCCACGCCGAACGTGTATGCCGACCAGATCGAATACATGCACCGCAACGTGTCCCGACGCGACAGTGTCATCCTGTCGGTGCACCCGCACAACGACCGGGGCACCGGTATCGCCTGCGCGGAACTCGCGGTGCTGGCCGGAGCGCAGCGAGTCGAGGGGTGCGTGTTCGGCAACGGCGAGCGGACCGGCAATGTCGATATCGCCACCTTGGCGCTGAATCTGCATGCCCAGGGCGTGGATCCGATGATCGACTTCTCCGACATCGACGAGATCGCGCGGACCGTCAGCCATTGCACCCGCATGCCGATCCACGAACGGCACCCATATGTCGGGGACATGGTGCACACGGCGTTTTCCGGGACGCACCAGGATGCGATCAAAAAGGGCTTCGCCGAGCATCGACGACGTGCTGCGGCCATCGGCCAGCCGGAGAACGAGATCGATTGGCGCGTACCGTATCTGCCGATCGACCCGACCGACATCGGTCGCACGTATGACGCGGTGATTCGGGTTAATTCGCAATCCGGTAAGGGCGGCATCGCCTACCTGCTGGCAGGAGAGTACGGGCTGGACCTGCCGCGTCGGCTGCAGATCGATTTCGCCCGCCACGTCCAGGCCCACACCGATGAAAGCGGTGCCGAGGTGACCGCCGCCGAACTGTTCGACCTGTTCGAGGCGGCCTATCTGGAGCCGTCAGGCCCGGTGCAACTCAAGGACTGGCATACCGGCGGCGACGGCGCGGCGGCAGTGACCGATCTGACGCTGGTCTTCGACGGTCGCACCACGACGAGTAGCCATCGCGGCATCGGGCCGGTGGACGCACTGCGGGCCGCACTCGCTGAGATCGGGCATCCGGTGGAGGTGCTGAGCCTGACCCAGCAATCGGTCGGCAGCACCGCCGTCAGCTATCTGGAATACCGGTCGGGCGGTCGCACGGGATGGGCGTGCGGTCGCAGCGATTCTGTACTCGCAGCTTCGATGGCGGCGGTGCTGCGGGCGGTCAACGCCCCTTGA
- a CDS encoding peroxiredoxin, which translates to MTQIRTGDTAPEFELPDQTGTIRSLTTLLADGPVVLFFYPAAMTPGCTKEACHFRDLAGEFAAAGANRVGISTDPVAKQAKFADIQNFDYPLLSDADGKVATQFGVKRGLLGKLMPVKRTTFVIDTDRTVLAVISSEISMDTHADKALEVLKGR; encoded by the coding sequence ATGACACAGATCAGGACGGGTGACACGGCCCCCGAGTTCGAACTCCCGGACCAGACCGGCACGATTCGCAGCCTGACCACCCTGCTCGCCGACGGGCCCGTCGTGCTGTTCTTCTATCCGGCGGCCATGACACCCGGATGCACCAAGGAGGCCTGTCACTTCCGCGATCTGGCCGGCGAGTTCGCCGCGGCGGGCGCGAACCGGGTCGGAATCAGCACCGACCCGGTCGCCAAGCAGGCCAAGTTCGCCGACATCCAGAATTTCGACTATCCGTTGCTCTCGGACGCCGATGGCAAGGTGGCGACGCAGTTCGGGGTGAAGCGTGGCCTGCTCGGCAAGCTCATGCCGGTCAAGCGAACCACGTTCGTCATCGACACCGACCGCACTGTCCTGGCCGTGATCTCCAGCGAGATCAGCATGGACACCCACGCCGACAAGGCGCTGGAAGTGCTCAAGGGGCGTTGA
- a CDS encoding anthranilate synthase component I, which produces MQTTPDSLTRTTSREDFRALAAEHRVVPVTRKVLADSETPLSAYRKLAANRPGTFLLESAENGRSWSRWSFIGAGAPSALTIRGDEAVWLGTAPKGAPSGGEPLAALRATLDLLRTEAVPDLPPLSSGLVGYFAYDMVRRLERLPELATDDLGLPDMVLLLATDIAAVDHHEGTITLIANAVNWNGTDERVDDAYDDAVARLDVMTAALGQPLSSTVATFSRPAPDHRAQRTVEEYTAIVEKLVADIEAGEAFQVVPSQRFEMDTAADPLDVYRMLRVSNPSPYMYLLNVPDADGGLDFSVVGSSPEALVTVKDGRATTHPIAGTRWRGSTEEEDVLLEKELLADEKERAEHLMLVDLGRNDLGRVCRPGTVRVEDYSHIERYSHVMHLVSTVTGELAEGKTALDAVTACFPAGTLSGAPKVRAMELIEEVEMTRRGLYGGVLGYLDFAGNADFAIAIRTALMRNGTAYVQAGGGVVADSNGPYEYNESANKAKAVLNAIAAADTLAEP; this is translated from the coding sequence GTGCAAACCACCCCCGACAGCCTCACCCGCACCACATCGCGCGAGGATTTCCGGGCGCTGGCCGCCGAGCATCGCGTGGTCCCGGTGACCCGCAAGGTGCTGGCCGACAGCGAGACGCCGTTGTCGGCGTACCGCAAGCTCGCCGCCAACCGCCCTGGCACCTTCCTGCTGGAATCGGCCGAGAACGGTCGTTCGTGGTCGCGGTGGTCGTTCATCGGAGCTGGTGCGCCTTCGGCCCTGACGATCCGCGGCGACGAGGCGGTATGGCTGGGGACCGCTCCCAAGGGCGCGCCCAGCGGCGGCGAGCCGCTGGCGGCATTGCGGGCCACGCTGGACCTCCTGCGGACCGAGGCGGTGCCGGACCTGCCGCCGCTGTCCTCGGGGTTGGTGGGCTATTTCGCCTACGACATGGTGCGGCGCCTGGAACGGCTGCCGGAACTGGCAACCGATGATCTGGGCTTGCCGGACATGGTGCTGCTGCTGGCCACCGACATCGCCGCCGTCGATCACCACGAGGGCACCATCACCCTGATCGCCAACGCGGTGAACTGGAACGGCACCGACGAGCGCGTCGATGACGCCTACGACGATGCCGTGGCCCGGCTGGATGTGATGACCGCTGCGCTCGGGCAGCCGTTGTCGTCCACGGTGGCGACATTCAGCCGACCGGCACCCGACCACCGCGCGCAGCGCACTGTGGAGGAGTACACCGCTATCGTCGAAAAGCTCGTCGCCGATATCGAGGCCGGTGAAGCCTTCCAGGTGGTGCCCTCCCAGCGGTTCGAGATGGATACCGCTGCGGACCCGTTGGACGTCTACCGGATGCTGCGGGTCAGCAACCCAAGCCCCTACATGTACCTACTCAATGTGCCCGATGCCGATGGCGGGCTGGACTTTTCGGTCGTCGGCTCGAGCCCCGAGGCGCTGGTCACGGTGAAGGACGGTCGGGCGACCACCCATCCGATCGCGGGAACGCGGTGGCGTGGCAGTACCGAGGAAGAAGACGTGCTGCTCGAAAAGGAGCTACTGGCCGACGAGAAGGAACGAGCCGAGCACCTCATGCTCGTCGACCTCGGCCGCAACGATCTGGGCCGGGTGTGCCGCCCCGGCACCGTACGGGTCGAGGACTACAGCCACATCGAGCGCTACAGCCACGTGATGCACCTCGTGTCGACGGTGACGGGGGAGTTGGCGGAGGGCAAGACCGCCCTGGACGCGGTGACGGCCTGTTTCCCGGCGGGCACTTTGTCCGGGGCGCCCAAGGTGCGGGCCATGGAGCTGATCGAAGAGGTCGAAATGACCCGGCGCGGTCTCTACGGCGGCGTGCTGGGTTATCTGGACTTCGCGGGTAACGCCGACTTCGCCATCGCCATCAGGACCGCACTGATGCGCAACGGCACCGCCTACGTACAGGCCGGCGGGGGAGTCGTGGCCGATTCCAATGGTCCCTACGAGTACAACGAGTCCGCCAACAAGGCCAAGGCCGTCCTGAACGCCATCGCCGCCGCCGACACTTTGGCCGAGCCGTGA
- a CDS encoding TIGR02234 family membrane protein, with protein MTRAAQGLFVIAAAMLWVASRMTWVSVTSFDGLGQPKTTALTGATWSTALIPLALLLLAAAVAVLAVRGWALRLLALLIAVSSAGMGYLGISLWAIKDVAQRAADLAVVPLSQLTATEGGTSRSYGGAVLTLVAALCALVGAVLLMRSANSAKRGIAGRYAAPAARREAARTDSGDEPMSERMLWDALDEGHDPTGDGSDPDNKGR; from the coding sequence GTGACGCGCGCAGCGCAGGGCCTGTTCGTCATCGCAGCGGCGATGCTGTGGGTGGCGTCACGGATGACTTGGGTCTCGGTGACGTCCTTCGATGGGCTGGGCCAGCCCAAGACCACCGCATTGACCGGGGCCACCTGGTCGACGGCGTTGATCCCGTTGGCGTTGCTGCTGCTGGCTGCCGCGGTTGCGGTGCTGGCCGTTCGCGGCTGGGCGCTGAGGTTGCTGGCGCTGCTGATCGCCGTCTCCAGCGCCGGCATGGGCTACCTGGGAATCAGTCTCTGGGCGATCAAGGATGTCGCGCAACGGGCCGCTGACCTGGCAGTCGTGCCGCTGTCCCAGCTGACCGCAACCGAAGGCGGAACCAGCCGCTCGTACGGTGGCGCGGTGCTGACGCTGGTAGCCGCGTTGTGCGCGCTGGTCGGTGCGGTGCTGCTGATGCGTTCGGCCAACAGCGCGAAACGCGGCATCGCCGGCCGCTATGCGGCTCCCGCGGCGCGGCGTGAGGCGGCCAGGACCGACAGCGGGGACGAGCCGATGTCGGAGCGAATGCTGTGGGACGCGCTGGACGAGGGCCACGATCCAACCGGTGACGGCAGCGATCCGGACAATAAGGGCCGGTGA
- the trpC gene encoding indole-3-glycerol phosphate synthase TrpC has product MSSATVLDSIIEGVRADVAAREAVISLADIKARAQDAPAPLDVMAALREPGIAVIAEVKRASPSRGELANIADPAQLAQAYEAGGARVISVLTEQRRFNGSLEDLDAVRAAVSIPVLRKDFIVKPYQIHEARAHGADLLLLIVAALEQSVLESLLERTESLGMTALVEVHTEEEADRALQAGAKVIGVNARDLKTLEVDRDCFGRIAPGLPSNVIRVAESGIRGTADLLAYAGAGADAVLVGEGLVTSGDPRTAVADLVTAGTHPSCPKPAR; this is encoded by the coding sequence ATGAGTTCGGCCACAGTGCTCGACTCCATTATCGAGGGAGTCCGCGCCGATGTTGCCGCCCGCGAGGCCGTTATCAGCCTGGCTGATATCAAGGCCCGGGCCCAGGACGCACCCGCGCCACTCGACGTGATGGCCGCCTTGCGGGAGCCGGGAATTGCCGTGATCGCCGAGGTGAAGCGGGCGAGCCCGTCCCGGGGTGAGTTGGCGAATATCGCCGACCCGGCGCAGCTGGCCCAGGCGTATGAGGCAGGTGGCGCGCGAGTGATCAGCGTGCTGACCGAGCAGCGCAGGTTCAACGGCTCCCTGGAAGATCTCGACGCAGTGCGGGCCGCAGTCTCAATTCCGGTGCTGCGCAAGGATTTTATCGTCAAGCCGTACCAGATCCACGAAGCTCGCGCCCACGGCGCCGACTTGTTGCTGCTGATTGTCGCGGCACTGGAGCAGTCAGTGCTGGAATCGCTGCTGGAGCGCACGGAATCCCTCGGGATGACGGCTCTGGTGGAGGTGCACACCGAAGAAGAGGCCGACCGGGCGCTGCAGGCCGGGGCCAAGGTCATCGGCGTGAACGCTCGCGACCTCAAGACACTCGAAGTCGACCGGGACTGCTTCGGTCGGATCGCCCCCGGGTTGCCCAGCAATGTCATCCGCGTCGCGGAGTCCGGAATACGCGGAACTGCTGACCTGCTGGCCTACGCCGGCGCGGGTGCCGATGCCGTGCTGGTCGGCGAGGGTCTCGTGACCAGCGGGGATCCCCGCACAGCGGTCGCAGATCTGGTTACCGCCGGTACGCACCCGTCCTGCCCGAAACCGGCTCGCTGA
- the trpB gene encoding tryptophan synthase subunit beta gives MADLAGPELPRSSAGVAEPTVHDPDALGHFGSYGGRLVPEALMAVIEEVTSAYEKARGDQNFLDELDRLQRHYSGRPSPLYEATRLSEYAGGARIFLKREDLNHTGSHKINNVLGQALLARQMGKTRVIAETGAGQHGVATATACALLGLECIIYMGAVDTARQALNVARMRLLGATVVSVEAGSKTLKDAINEAFRDWVTNADDTYYCFGTAAGPHPFPLMVRDFQRIIGMEARAQILDQAGRLPDAVTACVGGGSNAIGVFHAFIDDPAVRLVGFEAAGDGVETGRHAATFTGGSPGAFQGSFSYLLQDEDGQTIESHSISAGLDYPGVGPEHAFLKDIGRAEYRPVTDTEAMDAFSLLSRREGIIPAIESAHAVAGALKLGPELGSGSIIVVNLSGRGDKDVETAAQWFGLLDEGSAE, from the coding sequence ATGGCGGATCTCGCGGGGCCTGAGCTGCCCCGTTCCAGCGCAGGCGTTGCCGAACCCACCGTCCACGATCCCGACGCACTGGGACATTTCGGTTCCTATGGCGGGCGGTTGGTTCCCGAGGCACTGATGGCGGTGATCGAAGAAGTCACCTCGGCCTACGAGAAGGCCCGCGGCGATCAGAATTTCCTCGATGAGCTCGACCGGCTGCAGCGTCACTACAGCGGCCGGCCGTCACCGCTGTACGAGGCAACCCGGTTGTCCGAGTATGCCGGTGGTGCGCGCATCTTCCTCAAGCGAGAGGACCTGAACCACACCGGTTCTCACAAGATCAACAACGTCCTGGGGCAGGCGCTGCTGGCGCGGCAAATGGGCAAGACCCGCGTCATCGCCGAGACCGGCGCCGGACAGCACGGCGTCGCAACCGCCACCGCGTGTGCACTGCTGGGGCTGGAATGCATCATCTACATGGGCGCGGTGGACACGGCCCGACAGGCCCTCAACGTCGCGCGGATGCGATTGCTCGGTGCCACCGTGGTGTCCGTCGAAGCCGGGTCCAAGACCCTCAAGGACGCCATCAACGAGGCGTTCCGGGACTGGGTCACCAACGCTGACGACACTTACTACTGCTTCGGGACGGCGGCCGGTCCGCATCCGTTCCCGCTGATGGTCCGCGATTTCCAGCGGATCATCGGCATGGAGGCCAGGGCTCAGATCCTCGACCAGGCCGGTCGGCTGCCCGACGCGGTCACCGCGTGTGTCGGCGGCGGCTCCAACGCCATCGGCGTGTTCCACGCGTTCATCGACGACCCGGCGGTGCGATTGGTCGGTTTCGAGGCCGCTGGTGACGGCGTCGAGACCGGTCGGCACGCCGCGACCTTCACCGGCGGCTCGCCCGGCGCATTCCAAGGATCGTTCTCCTACCTGCTGCAGGACGAGGACGGGCAGACCATCGAATCGCATTCGATCTCGGCCGGGCTGGACTATCCCGGCGTCGGGCCCGAGCATGCCTTTCTTAAGGACATCGGCCGGGCCGAGTACCGCCCGGTCACCGATACCGAGGCGATGGACGCGTTCTCGCTGCTGTCCCGCCGCGAGGGCATCATTCCCGCCATCGAGTCGGCACACGCGGTGGCCGGGGCGCTCAAACTCGGGCCGGAGTTGGGCAGCGGATCCATCATCGTGGTGAACTTGTCCGGGCGCGGTGACAAGGACGTCGAGACTGCGGCGCAGTGGTTCGGACTGCTCGACGAGGGGAGTGCGGAATGA
- the trpA gene encoding tryptophan synthase subunit alpha yields the protein MSRLAELFDGCRAEGRAALIGYLPTGFPDVQTSIAAMTAMVESGCDLVEVGVPYSDPGMDGPTIAAATEAALAGGVRVRDTLAAVEAISNAGGRAVVMTYWNPVLRKGVDTFARDLASAGGYGLITPDLIPEEAVDWIAAAEENNLDRIFLVAPSSTPERLAATVNASRGFVYAASTMGVTGARDVVSNAAPELVRRVKEVSDIPVGVGLGVRSGAQAAEIGAYADGVIVGSALVSALGEGLDAVRRLTEELANGVRQRISA from the coding sequence ATGAGCCGGCTGGCGGAGTTGTTCGACGGCTGCCGCGCCGAGGGCCGTGCCGCGTTGATCGGTTACCTGCCCACAGGTTTTCCCGATGTCCAGACGTCGATCGCGGCGATGACGGCGATGGTCGAATCCGGCTGTGATCTGGTGGAAGTCGGCGTCCCTTACTCGGATCCGGGCATGGACGGGCCGACGATCGCGGCCGCCACCGAAGCAGCGCTTGCCGGCGGTGTGCGGGTGCGCGACACCCTTGCCGCCGTCGAGGCCATCAGTAATGCCGGCGGTCGCGCGGTAGTGATGACCTACTGGAATCCGGTGCTGCGCAAGGGCGTTGACACTTTTGCGCGTGACCTGGCATCCGCAGGCGGCTATGGTCTGATCACCCCGGACCTGATTCCGGAGGAAGCCGTCGACTGGATCGCAGCGGCCGAAGAAAACAACCTGGACCGGATTTTCCTGGTTGCCCCATCCTCGACGCCGGAGCGGCTCGCGGCGACGGTGAACGCCTCTCGAGGCTTCGTCTACGCCGCGTCGACCATGGGCGTCACCGGGGCGCGCGACGTCGTGTCGAATGCTGCGCCTGAGCTGGTGCGCCGAGTCAAGGAAGTCTCCGACATCCCGGTCGGGGTGGGTTTGGGTGTGCGCTCGGGAGCGCAGGCTGCCGAGATCGGCGCCTACGCCGACGGCGTCATCGTCGGGTCGGCCCTGGTATCGGCCCTGGGCGAGGGGCTCGATGCAGTCCGTCGCCTCACCGAAGAACTGGCAAACGGCGTTAGGCAGAGGATTTCAGCTTGA